A single Chryseobacterium sp. DNA region contains:
- a CDS encoding TonB-dependent siderophore receptor, whose translation MKKKVLSILLLSAIFLVNAQQQDSLKQKRIDEVVVTGQYTQQSINKSIYKVEVINAEQIKNMAATNVADVLNQSLNVLIISDRNSGNSTANLMGLGGEYTKVLIDNIPVVGDIGLGNNIDLTKLNINNVERIEVVRGSMGVDYGSNAVAGVINIITKKNSQKKLTLNASVQEETVGKEYDFKKKGEGRHIQTLNVGYNINEHWFVGAHINHNDFQGFKGTQEGYKYFEQDGKRGYLWQPKDVLNVDGIVRYNKNRTSLFYKFGFVNEKLNYYNPTVGEHFYSVNDRTYFSNDRDYNTTRYLHQLTIQTKLGAVNYTGDFSYQTQDRKYRDYKYDIPNRKVIGDKDAFESYNKADVFYSRGVFSNFLDSKKIDFQLGYELDHTSGFAGNIAGSFKGTDNVKRKIFNYANFMSVEWNATDWLSLRPGYRLALSDKFETQHNYSLTARVKATESDNFRLVVGSANRFPNFDELYTYMVDSNHDIRGNEDLVPEKGMTVSLNGEKKITTGSGWNLGVGASATYLNVKDRIESVTVSRQPLKYQYLNLDKFQSYLFEANFKAQKNQLALAANVAYYGIAKELKDGNVTSPNDFFYTLEANAVVNYTVPNINTTLSLFYKYTGKTQQCVLSSDLQNPTYEIGERGDFHMMNFIVTQPFFKQHLEVSLGVKNIFDVSSVRDTTVTGNAHEAADPKINLFYGRSYFARLSYNF comes from the coding sequence ATGAAGAAGAAAGTGCTTTCCATACTGTTGCTGTCCGCCATTTTTTTGGTAAATGCACAGCAGCAAGATTCTCTTAAACAGAAAAGAATAGATGAAGTTGTTGTTACAGGACAGTATACCCAGCAGTCGATCAATAAATCCATATATAAAGTTGAAGTTATCAATGCAGAGCAGATCAAGAATATGGCTGCTACCAATGTGGCAGATGTTTTGAATCAAAGTTTGAATGTTCTGATCATTTCTGACCGTAATTCGGGGAATTCTACCGCAAACTTGATGGGTCTTGGAGGTGAATATACTAAGGTTTTGATAGACAATATTCCTGTAGTAGGAGACATAGGCCTGGGGAACAATATAGATCTTACAAAGCTTAATATCAATAATGTTGAAAGAATAGAAGTGGTAAGAGGATCAATGGGAGTTGACTATGGAAGCAATGCTGTGGCTGGGGTAATTAACATTATTACGAAAAAGAACAGTCAGAAAAAGCTCACCCTTAATGCGTCAGTACAGGAAGAAACCGTAGGTAAAGAATATGACTTTAAGAAAAAAGGAGAAGGAAGACATATCCAGACGCTGAATGTAGGGTATAACATCAATGAGCACTGGTTTGTAGGAGCCCATATCAATCATAATGACTTCCAGGGATTCAAGGGAACGCAGGAAGGATACAAATACTTTGAACAGGACGGAAAAAGAGGGTATTTATGGCAGCCAAAAGATGTGCTGAATGTAGATGGAATTGTAAGATACAATAAAAATAGGACTTCCTTATTTTATAAATTTGGCTTTGTAAATGAAAAACTAAACTATTATAATCCCACGGTAGGCGAGCATTTCTATAGTGTAAATGACAGGACTTATTTCTCTAACGACAGAGATTATAATACCACCAGATATCTGCATCAGCTTACTATACAAACCAAACTGGGGGCTGTGAACTATACCGGAGATTTTTCTTACCAGACACAGGATAGAAAATACCGGGACTATAAATATGATATTCCTAACAGAAAGGTAATCGGTGACAAAGACGCTTTTGAGTCTTATAACAAAGCAGATGTGTTCTATTCAAGAGGGGTATTCAGTAACTTTTTGGACAGCAAAAAAATTGACTTCCAGCTAGGATATGAATTAGATCATACTTCAGGATTTGCCGGTAATATCGCAGGAAGCTTCAAAGGAACGGATAATGTCAAGAGAAAGATCTTTAATTATGCCAACTTTATGTCCGTTGAATGGAATGCAACAGACTGGTTATCATTGCGTCCTGGATATCGTCTTGCCTTAAGCGATAAGTTTGAAACACAACATAATTACTCTTTGACTGCCAGAGTAAAAGCTACCGAGAGCGATAATTTCAGGCTGGTCGTGGGAAGTGCCAACCGTTTCCCGAATTTTGACGAGCTATATACCTATATGGTAGACAGTAATCATGATATCAGAGGAAATGAAGACCTGGTTCCTGAAAAAGGAATGACCGTTTCTTTAAATGGGGAGAAAAAAATAACCACCGGTTCAGGCTGGAATTTAGGCGTAGGGGCGAGTGCTACCTATTTGAACGTGAAAGACAGAATAGAATCGGTGACGGTGAGCCGACAGCCTTTGAAATACCAATATCTCAATTTGGATAAATTCCAGTCTTATTTATTTGAAGCTAACTTTAAAGCTCAGAAAAATCAGTTGGCACTGGCTGCCAATGTCGCTTACTATGGAATTGCAAAAGAATTGAAAGATGGAAATGTGACTTCGCCTAACGATTTCTTTTATACACTGGAGGCTAATGCTGTAGTGAACTATACGGTTCCCAATATCAATACCACCCTTTCCCTGTTCTATAAATATACAGGAAAGACTCAACAGTGCGTGCTGTCTTCGGATCTTCAGAATCCAACCTATGAAATTGGAGAAAGGGGAGATTTCCATATGATGAATTTCATTGTCACCCAGCCTTTCTTCAAACAACATCTCGAAGTAAGTCTGGGGGTTAAAAATATTTTTGATGTATCCTCCGTAAGAGATACTACCGTTACCGGAAATGCTCACGAAGCAGCAGATCCTAAAATTAATCTTTTCTATGGCAGAAGTTATTTTGCCAGATTAAGCTATAATTTTTAA
- a CDS encoding HmuY family protein, with amino-acid sequence MKKILFYLLLGTSLVSQSCINDNEDPVPVIPSEGVSVKPDVRGAAQPNQVWIDFSDVDQDGQPKQTVNSRTDWDLAFYAGAEFKVVLNTSIMMAAAKIPNIADIGAVKESDVSNLKEQVQVANFDSDNTHYIDDVKGNFPSGYTAIEEIKANAADNAVYLVNLGKELYKGSIAHGSAITGGDERGWMKIQITRQADGYKVRYGDLNAVGDQIKEVVIKKNTAYNYTFFNSKTGKEVAVQPEKSKWDICFSVFTNIIPGAGSYVNADFVTINNVANVGAYEIKITSGSMVDAFNKFKKADVDDSKLVYNEQRVIGGNWREVGPSGSKVKGDVFYIVKDASGFYYKLRFVNLTDDKGERGHPMFQYKAL; translated from the coding sequence ATGAAAAAAATACTGTTTTATCTTCTGCTAGGAACTTCATTGGTATCACAATCCTGTATCAACGATAATGAAGATCCCGTGCCGGTTATCCCTTCAGAGGGCGTATCTGTGAAACCTGATGTAAGGGGAGCTGCACAGCCTAATCAGGTATGGATAGACTTCAGTGATGTAGATCAGGACGGACAGCCGAAACAGACGGTCAATAGCAGAACAGACTGGGACCTTGCATTTTATGCAGGAGCTGAGTTTAAAGTGGTCCTGAATACTTCTATTATGATGGCTGCTGCCAAGATTCCGAATATTGCAGATATCGGGGCGGTAAAAGAATCTGATGTCAGTAATTTAAAAGAACAGGTTCAGGTAGCCAACTTTGACTCTGACAACACCCATTATATTGATGATGTAAAAGGAAATTTTCCTTCCGGCTATACCGCGATAGAAGAGATCAAAGCCAATGCTGCTGATAATGCCGTTTATCTTGTCAATTTAGGTAAAGAACTTTATAAAGGAAGTATTGCCCACGGATCAGCCATCACAGGAGGTGATGAGAGAGGCTGGATGAAAATCCAGATCACAAGACAGGCAGATGGTTATAAAGTGAGATATGGAGACCTTAATGCGGTTGGAGATCAGATCAAAGAAGTCGTGATCAAGAAAAATACTGCCTATAACTATACTTTCTTCAATTCAAAAACCGGTAAGGAGGTTGCTGTTCAGCCTGAAAAAAGCAAATGGGATATCTGCTTTAGCGTATTTACCAATATTATTCCCGGAGCCGGCAGCTATGTCAATGCAGATTTTGTTACCATCAACAACGTAGCGAATGTAGGAGCGTATGAAATCAAAATAACATCCGGCTCTATGGTGGATGCTTTTAATAAGTTTAAAAAAGCAGATGTAGATGATTCCAAATTAGTGTATAACGAACAAAGAGTGATCGGAGGAAACTGGAGAGAAGTAGGGCCTTCCGGCTCTAAAGTAAAAGGAGATGTATTCTATATCGTTAAAGATGCCTCGGGCTTCTATTATAAATTAAGATTTGTAAACCTTACCGATGATAAAGGAGAAAGAGGACATCCTATGTTCCAGTATAAAGCACTATAA
- a CDS encoding hemin ABC transporter substrate-binding protein → MKKFILAASVLAAVYSCKKTEGTQKENTTEATSEAPKSNNKIVTLSGGITEIVSALGHEKEIVGTDVTSTYPESVKATAKDLGHVRSMTIEPIMAVNPTLILASDKDINPELLGKINSSGIKAEVFKQEYTVDGTKKLIEDVAKAVGNTDYQKLNDKIDADLKQVQPIAKKPKVLFIYARGNMLMVAGKNTPMASLIGLAGGENAVNDFEDFKPLTPEAVIKANPDVLFFFTTGLQGAGGNEGALKMPGVSQTNAGKNKKIIAMDGGLVSGFGPRLGEAAVGLNKLLIENTK, encoded by the coding sequence ATGAAAAAATTCATTCTTGCAGCTTCTGTTCTTGCAGCAGTGTATTCATGCAAAAAAACAGAAGGAACCCAAAAAGAAAATACAACGGAAGCCACTTCCGAAGCTCCGAAGAGCAATAATAAGATCGTAACACTGAGCGGAGGAATTACAGAGATTGTAAGTGCCTTAGGACACGAAAAAGAAATCGTAGGAACCGATGTGACCAGTACATATCCTGAAAGTGTAAAAGCTACAGCGAAAGATTTGGGACATGTAAGATCGATGACAATAGAGCCGATCATGGCCGTAAACCCTACTTTGATCCTGGCTTCCGATAAGGATATCAATCCGGAATTATTAGGAAAGATCAACTCTTCAGGAATTAAAGCTGAAGTTTTCAAACAGGAATACACGGTTGACGGAACTAAAAAACTGATCGAAGACGTTGCAAAAGCAGTTGGAAACACAGATTATCAAAAGTTGAATGATAAGATTGATGCAGATCTGAAACAGGTACAGCCAATCGCTAAAAAACCTAAAGTATTATTCATCTATGCCAGAGGAAATATGCTGATGGTTGCAGGTAAAAATACACCAATGGCTTCCCTGATCGGTCTTGCCGGTGGCGAAAATGCCGTGAATGATTTTGAAGATTTCAAACCATTGACTCCGGAAGCCGTTATAAAAGCCAATCCGGATGTATTATTCTTTTTTACAACAGGATTACAGGGTGCCGGTGGAAACGAAGGCGCGCTTAAAATGCCGGGAGTATCCCAAACCAATGCCGGTAAAAATAAGAAGATCATCGCAATGGACGGAGGTTTAGTTTCAGGTTTCGGACCAAGACTAGGAGAAGCAGCAGTAGGATTAAATAAACTTTTGATTGAGAACACAAAATAA
- a CDS encoding iron ABC transporter permease: MRTQNKLYFYFTSSAVLLVIIAVLALNTGVYDFGGTSPFKALWQFIKGDPHLTLSDKYVIWDVRAARIIMAILIGSMLSVSGTSLQGLFRNPLATGDLIGLTSGATLLAAIAIVLGGHFKQYLPEAVQFSLVGISAFIGSFLSMMLVYRISTSGGKTNVVMMLLTGVAITAIGFSITGFLIYISKDEQLRDLTFWNLGSLAAATWTKNIILTIVLIISYAILLPQGKALNAMMLGEKDAQHLGINVEKLKKQIIIIVALMVGICVSFSGTIGFVGLIVPYILRLLFKSNYTFILPLSAVCGSILLLTADTFSRSIVAPSELPIGILTALMGGPIFIAILVKFKKAL; this comes from the coding sequence TTGAGAACACAAAATAAACTATACTTTTATTTTACTTCAAGTGCGGTACTGCTGGTTATTATAGCAGTACTGGCACTTAATACAGGAGTCTATGATTTTGGAGGAACATCTCCGTTCAAGGCTCTGTGGCAGTTTATAAAAGGAGACCCCCATTTAACCTTAAGTGATAAATATGTTATTTGGGATGTACGGGCAGCCAGGATTATAATGGCGATTTTAATAGGAAGCATGCTGTCGGTTTCAGGAACAAGTCTGCAGGGTCTGTTCAGGAATCCTCTGGCGACGGGAGATTTAATAGGACTTACATCGGGAGCTACACTATTGGCGGCAATTGCGATTGTTTTAGGAGGGCATTTCAAGCAGTACCTTCCTGAAGCTGTACAATTTTCACTCGTAGGGATCTCAGCCTTTATAGGATCTTTTTTATCAATGATGTTGGTATACAGGATTTCAACAAGCGGAGGAAAGACCAATGTGGTCATGATGTTGCTGACGGGAGTTGCCATTACAGCGATCGGATTCTCCATTACCGGATTTCTGATTTATATTTCAAAAGACGAGCAGCTGAGAGATCTGACATTCTGGAATTTAGGAAGCTTAGCAGCGGCAACGTGGACGAAGAATATCATTTTAACCATAGTTTTAATTATTTCCTATGCTATTTTGTTGCCCCAGGGAAAAGCGCTCAATGCGATGATGTTAGGAGAGAAAGATGCCCAGCATTTAGGAATCAATGTGGAGAAGCTGAAGAAGCAGATCATTATTATTGTGGCATTGATGGTGGGAATTTGCGTTTCATTTTCAGGAACGATTGGCTTTGTAGGTCTTATTGTCCCTTATATTTTAAGGCTTTTATTCAAATCCAATTATACTTTTATCCTGCCATTGTCTGCAGTATGCGGGAGTATCTTACTCTTGACGGCAGATACCTTCAGCAGAAGTATTGTGGCACCGTCTGAGCTGCCGATAGGAATTCTTACCGCTTTAATGGGAGGACCTATCTTTATCGCTATTTTAGTTAAATTTAAAAAAGCATTGTAA
- a CDS encoding heme ABC transporter ATP-binding protein produces MIKAHQINYKHKEFHILDGVDVSLEYGEFLAIVGPNGAGKSSLLSVLADEVKSGKQKVLFKNKLIHEWNVKEISRHKAKFSQHNSNDIPLEVKDVVMMGRYPYFDSQPGKEDFEAINNMMYETDVFHLKDREYNTLSGGEKQRVHLSRVMAQVQNEIAHKLVFLDEPLNNLDIKHQYKALEIIKKFTQKANSAIVVLHDLNLAAQFADKILLMKSGKVSAYGTPPEVFTAENISHAYNFPCTICGHPITNNPMIIFG; encoded by the coding sequence ATGATCAAGGCACACCAGATTAATTATAAGCATAAAGAGTTTCATATCCTGGACGGAGTGGATGTCTCTCTGGAATATGGAGAATTTCTGGCCATTGTGGGCCCGAATGGAGCAGGGAAATCCAGCCTGTTAAGCGTGTTGGCGGATGAGGTGAAGTCAGGGAAACAAAAGGTCTTATTTAAAAACAAGCTGATCCATGAATGGAATGTGAAAGAGATTTCAAGACACAAAGCGAAATTCTCCCAGCACAACAGCAATGATATTCCGCTTGAAGTAAAAGATGTGGTGATGATGGGAAGATATCCGTATTTTGACTCACAACCCGGAAAAGAAGATTTTGAAGCAATCAATAACATGATGTATGAAACAGACGTTTTTCATCTTAAAGACAGGGAATATAATACCCTTTCGGGTGGAGAGAAGCAGCGGGTACATCTTTCACGGGTAATGGCACAGGTGCAGAATGAAATTGCTCATAAGCTTGTATTCCTGGACGAACCTTTGAATAATTTAGATATAAAACATCAATATAAGGCATTGGAAATTATTAAAAAATTTACCCAAAAAGCCAATAGTGCTATTGTTGTTTTACATGATCTTAATCTTGCTGCTCAGTTTGCAGATAAGATATTACTGATGAAATCGGGAAAAGTTTCTGCCTATGGAACCCCTCCGGAGGTCTTTACAGCCGAAAATATAAGCCATGCCTATAATTTTCCCTGTACCATCTGCGGACACCCTATTACGAATAACCCAATGATCATTTTTGGATAA
- a CDS encoding class I SAM-dependent methyltransferase — MEKDELKILAQNLANPQGEKGIEIGEMMNATNIGMTLESIKTLLIEDDQHILEIGHGNAGHLKSMLGLAQNIKYTGVDISETMHQEARRLNKEFENQAEFILYEGRKLPFENQTFDKIFTVNTVYFWEDPVAFLNEIYRILKDDGTFVLTFGQRDFMEKLPFTAYDFTLYNNDEMEQMVSRSHFKRMKISEREEEIKSKTGEETIQRIYTVLTIKK, encoded by the coding sequence ATGGAAAAAGATGAATTAAAAATCCTCGCCCAGAACCTTGCCAATCCTCAGGGAGAAAAAGGGATAGAAATCGGTGAAATGATGAATGCCACCAATATCGGGATGACATTAGAAAGTATTAAAACACTCCTGATAGAAGACGATCAGCATATCCTTGAAATAGGACATGGAAATGCTGGCCATCTGAAAAGTATGCTAGGCCTGGCTCAAAATATAAAATATACAGGAGTCGATATTTCTGAGACCATGCACCAGGAAGCCAGGAGATTGAATAAGGAATTTGAGAATCAGGCAGAATTTATACTGTACGAAGGGAGAAAGCTCCCTTTTGAAAATCAAACATTTGATAAAATATTTACGGTCAATACCGTGTACTTCTGGGAAGATCCGGTAGCATTTTTAAATGAGATCTACAGAATTTTGAAAGATGACGGCACTTTCGTTCTTACTTTCGGACAACGGGATTTCATGGAGAAATTACCATTTACAGCATATGATTTTACCCTTTACAATAATGATGAAATGGAACAGATGGTGTCCAGAAGTCATTTTAAAAGAATGAAAATTTCCGAGAGAGAAGAAGAGATCAAAAGCAAAACAGGAGAAGAAACAATACAAAGAATTTATACAGTTTTAACCATAAAAAAATAA
- a CDS encoding ChuX/HutX family heme-like substrate-binding protein — MSTLVNDLKEKWEALKAENPHVRIRNAAAQFGVSEAALLVTGIGEGVTVLKSEFPAILTDAEQLGKVMALTRNDECVHERKGTYLNGDFSSPHAQLFVGEDIDLRIFLTHWKFAFAVREGDKKSLQFFGKDGLALHKIYLTKDSNEEAFDTIVEKFKAEDQNQTFVFEPVAPKQAEKQDSEIDVEGFKKAWTELKDTHDFFMMTRKFGVSRTQALRLAPEGFARKIENAKVVNILEDASEKNTPIMVFVGNRGIIQIHTGNVKKTLWHQQWFNVMDPDFNLHLDVTKIAEAWIVKKPTEDGEVTAIEVFNQEGDFIVQFFGKRKPGIPELQEWKDLVAALEK; from the coding sequence ATGAGCACATTAGTTAATGATTTAAAGGAAAAATGGGAAGCTCTGAAAGCAGAAAATCCACATGTAAGAATCAGAAATGCAGCAGCACAATTCGGAGTGAGCGAAGCAGCATTATTAGTAACCGGTATAGGAGAAGGGGTAACTGTTTTAAAATCTGAATTTCCTGCGATCCTTACCGATGCTGAGCAGCTGGGAAAAGTAATGGCCCTTACCCGTAATGATGAATGTGTTCATGAAAGAAAAGGAACGTATCTGAACGGTGATTTCAGCAGCCCGCATGCACAGCTCTTTGTAGGAGAGGATATTGACCTTAGAATTTTCCTTACCCACTGGAAATTTGCTTTTGCCGTAAGGGAAGGCGATAAAAAAAGCCTGCAGTTTTTTGGAAAAGACGGCTTGGCACTGCATAAGATCTATCTGACTAAAGACAGTAATGAAGAGGCTTTTGATACTATCGTTGAGAAATTCAAAGCTGAAGATCAAAACCAGACTTTTGTTTTTGAGCCTGTAGCTCCTAAACAGGCAGAAAAACAGGATTCTGAAATTGATGTCGAAGGATTCAAAAAGGCATGGACAGAATTGAAAGATACTCATGATTTCTTCATGATGACCAGAAAATTCGGGGTAAGCAGAACTCAGGCATTAAGATTGGCTCCGGAAGGGTTTGCCAGAAAAATCGAGAATGCTAAAGTGGTCAATATCCTTGAAGATGCTTCCGAAAAAAATACACCGATCATGGTATTTGTCGGAAACAGGGGAATTATCCAGATCCATACAGGAAATGTGAAGAAAACACTTTGGCACCAGCAATGGTTCAATGTAATGGATCCGGATTTCAATTTACACCTGGATGTCACGAAGATCGCTGAAGCCTGGATCGTTAAAAAACCAACGGAAGACGGGGAGGTAACCGCGATTGAGGTGTTCAACCAAGAAGGAGACTTTATCGTTCAGTTCTTCGGAAAAAGGAAACCGGGTATTCCTGAATTACAGGAATGGAAAGACCTTGTTGCAGCATTAGAAAAATAA
- a CDS encoding peptide deformylase, with amino-acid sequence MKKLSVFFILFAGLLHAQKLTSNELSIINQGDLHTALPIYQVTDENQHKTLLNLSAEINPTDPHTAVLVKRMKESLLSTDGGVGIAAPQVGINRKIIWVQRFDKEGTPLEYFINPVIVWRSDLQNLGPEGDLSIPDFRDQFYRSKVIQLEYVDLKGQKYSEIVEGFTAVIFQHEIDHLFGILISDKKEKEKNDSYKKVDAYQKSDLNRR; translated from the coding sequence ATGAAAAAATTATCTGTTTTTTTTATTCTTTTCGCAGGATTGCTTCATGCGCAAAAATTGACATCCAATGAACTTTCCATTATCAATCAGGGAGACCTACATACTGCACTGCCTATCTATCAGGTTACAGATGAAAATCAGCACAAAACACTGCTGAATCTTTCTGCGGAGATCAATCCTACAGATCCCCATACTGCCGTGCTGGTAAAGAGAATGAAGGAATCTCTCCTGTCAACAGACGGAGGAGTAGGAATTGCAGCCCCACAGGTGGGAATCAACAGAAAGATTATTTGGGTACAGCGTTTTGATAAGGAAGGAACTCCGCTGGAATACTTTATCAATCCGGTGATTGTATGGCGTTCGGATTTACAGAATCTTGGTCCTGAAGGAGATCTTTCTATTCCTGATTTCAGAGACCAGTTCTACAGAAGCAAAGTGATTCAGCTGGAATATGTTGATTTGAAAGGCCAGAAATATTCAGAAATTGTAGAAGGTTTCACAGCGGTTATTTTCCAGCATGAGATCGACCATCTCTTCGGAATTCTTATTTCCGACAAAAAAGAAAAAGAGAAAAACGATTCTTATAAAAAAGTAGATGCATATCAGAAAAGTGATCTGAATAGGAGATAG
- a CDS encoding organic hydroperoxide resistance protein, with translation MKPLYTTKVTAKGGRNGQVKSENGVLDLEVRMPKGLGGANDDFTNPEMLFAAGYSACFDSALNRVISLSKVKTGETTVAAQVSIGQIENGGFGLAVELDVNIPGVSIEEAQVLTDKAHQICPYSNATRNNIEVKLAVTNND, from the coding sequence ATGAAACCATTATATACAACAAAAGTTACCGCTAAAGGAGGAAGAAACGGCCAGGTAAAAAGTGAAAACGGAGTATTAGATCTTGAAGTAAGAATGCCGAAAGGCCTGGGAGGAGCCAATGATGATTTCACCAACCCTGAAATGCTTTTTGCAGCCGGATATTCAGCCTGCTTTGATAGTGCATTGAACAGAGTGATCAGCTTATCAAAAGTAAAGACCGGTGAAACAACCGTTGCTGCACAGGTAAGCATAGGACAAATTGAAAACGGAGGATTCGGGCTTGCCGTGGAACTGGATGTCAATATTCCGGGAGTTTCTATCGAAGAGGCACAGGTATTAACAGACAAAGCTCACCAGATCTGTCCTTATTCTAATGCTACCAGAAACAATATTGAGGTTAAGCTTGCGGTAACCAACAACGATTAA
- a CDS encoding MarR family winged helix-turn-helix transcriptional regulator, with the protein METPKTPRLENQICFPLYVIAKEITGLYRPFLDELDITYPQYLVMMILWESDGLTVSHIGEKLFLDSGTLTPLLKRLETKGFIIRRRKKEDERVVEVFLAEAGKQLQKKACEIPGKIQEKIGIQPEELLHLKDTVLSILKKIENK; encoded by the coding sequence ATGGAAACTCCAAAAACACCCAGGTTAGAAAACCAAATCTGCTTTCCTTTATATGTAATCGCCAAAGAAATTACCGGTCTTTACCGCCCTTTTTTGGATGAGCTGGATATTACCTACCCACAGTATCTCGTAATGATGATCCTCTGGGAAAGTGACGGACTTACCGTAAGTCATATCGGAGAAAAACTGTTTTTGGACAGCGGTACATTGACTCCTCTTCTTAAAAGACTTGAAACCAAAGGATTTATTATAAGAAGACGAAAAAAAGAGGATGAAAGAGTGGTTGAAGTATTTTTAGCCGAGGCAGGAAAGCAACTGCAGAAAAAAGCATGTGAAATACCTGGTAAAATTCAGGAAAAAATTGGCATACAGCCAGAAGAGCTCCTGCATCTTAAAGATACAGTTCTCAGCATATTAAAAAAAATAGAAAATAAATGA
- a CDS encoding NAD(P)H-dependent oxidoreductase — protein sequence MSLIENLNWRHAVKAYDPTKKVSQEDLNTILEAARLAPTSSGLQPFRIIVVENQELKEQMVAGALNPEVMRDSSHVLVFAAWDSYSNEKIDKVYDYHTDVRDLPRGRFGSYTDQIKEIYGAQTPEEHFAHTARQTYIALGIALAQAAELKIDSTPAEGFSNEVVDEVLGLKELGLKSVSLLYLGYRDEANDWLSSMKKVRVPMDEFIIKK from the coding sequence ATGTCATTAATAGAAAATTTAAACTGGAGACATGCTGTAAAAGCTTACGATCCAACCAAAAAAGTTTCACAGGAAGATCTTAACACTATTTTAGAAGCAGCAAGACTGGCTCCTACTTCATCAGGACTTCAGCCTTTCCGAATCATTGTAGTGGAAAATCAGGAACTGAAAGAACAAATGGTAGCCGGAGCTTTGAACCCTGAAGTAATGAGAGATTCTTCTCACGTTCTGGTGTTTGCCGCATGGGATAGTTATTCCAATGAAAAAATTGACAAAGTTTACGATTATCATACTGACGTAAGGGATCTTCCAAGAGGACGTTTTGGAAGCTATACCGATCAAATCAAAGAAATATATGGTGCACAGACTCCTGAAGAGCATTTTGCGCACACTGCACGCCAGACTTATATCGCATTAGGAATTGCCCTTGCCCAGGCTGCAGAATTGAAAATCGACAGTACTCCGGCAGAAGGGTTTAGTAATGAAGTGGTAGATGAAGTATTGGGATTAAAAGAACTAGGATTAAAAAGTGTAAGCCTTTTATACCTTGGATACCGTGACGAAGCAAACGACTGGCTGTCTTCGATGAAAAAAGTCCGTGTTCCTATGGATGAATTTATCATAAAAAAGTAA
- a CDS encoding SDR family oxidoreductase, protein MQRFKNKTALITGGTNGMGLAAAKKFMNEGGTVIITGRSEETVNNALQTLGEGAFGIVSNTGDIRDLMNLQEEVRQYTEQIDIVFANAGYGRFAPIEYVEEDHFNELFNMLVKGPFFTVQQILPLMKRGGSVIFNTSVATDIAMPNFSVYSAAKSAVRSFIKTFAAELTERGIRVNGVSPGHIKTNIFNNTGLTAEQIDTAVQDIIPTIPFKRQGEPAEIANVVLFLASEEASYIHGAEIKVDAGISVIR, encoded by the coding sequence ATGCAGAGATTTAAAAACAAAACCGCTTTAATTACCGGTGGAACGAATGGTATGGGCTTGGCCGCCGCAAAGAAATTTATGAATGAAGGAGGAACAGTCATAATAACGGGGCGAAGTGAGGAAACTGTAAATAATGCCTTACAGACCCTTGGAGAAGGAGCCTTTGGAATTGTATCCAATACCGGTGATATCAGGGATCTGATGAATTTGCAGGAGGAGGTGAGACAATATACAGAACAGATTGACATTGTTTTTGCGAATGCAGGATATGGACGATTCGCTCCTATTGAATATGTGGAGGAAGATCATTTTAACGAGCTTTTCAATATGCTGGTAAAAGGCCCGTTCTTTACGGTTCAGCAGATACTGCCATTGATGAAAAGAGGAGGTTCGGTGATTTTTAATACTTCCGTGGCTACGGATATTGCCATGCCTAATTTTTCGGTGTATTCTGCAGCAAAATCAGCAGTGCGGTCTTTTATTAAGACATTTGCCGCCGAACTTACAGAACGTGGAATCCGGGTCAATGGAGTAAGTCCGGGACATATCAAGACCAATATTTTTAACAATACAGGTTTAACAGCTGAACAAATTGACACTGCGGTTCAGGATATTATCCCTACCATACCGTTTAAAAGACAGGGAGAACCGGCAGAAATTGCAAATGTTGTCCTGTTTCTTGCTTCTGAAGAGGCTTCTTACATTCATGGAGCAGAGATAAAAGTGGATGCCGGAATTTCTGTGATAAGATAA